Genomic window (Methanosarcinales archaeon):
GGTGTTGTTCCTCCTTTGACAGAAATTACATCATTGAGAACCCCTTCCTCCCACCCCTCATCCGCCTCCTCCACAAACCCCTGCCTGAACAGCGTTTCCGCCATGGCTTCGAGAGTCTGGTTCTGGCGGTGGAGCAGGTCTATCTTGTCATCGAGGCTGGAAAGCACAGAGGCAATGGCGCGCTGTTCTGGGAGAGGTGGGAGTAAAATGTTCTGTGAATAAGCAGTATTGCGATTTAATCCCGGGACTGCACTGTCCTCATTAAGTTCTTCAAGTCCAATTGTTTTTAATAAATAGTATATAAAATCTAAACTATATTTTTCATTATCCGGTAAAATATAATACGCAGTATCAATACAATAGAATGGATTTCTTGAATAGTATATCTTACCAACAGTTCCTTTTCGCCCAATAATTAGCCCTTCAGAATTGACTAATGGTTTATTATGATAACCTGTTAGGCCAGCAGAGCTGTAAACAGGGACATTACCTTCAATTCTTTTGTGTTCAGGCAAACCTTTTCCATAATTTAAAACTACCACATCCCCCAGCTTGCACTCCCTCCACTCACACATCCCGAACCACCCTTCTAATCACCACTGCATCAAACGTTTCCTCCTCCCCATCCTCCACAACCTGAAATTCACCTTCATAATACTCATTTTCAGGCTCATGCTTCACCTTAATAATACCTGGTTGATAAAAGTTCTCAAAACCATTTTCATAACCGCTGGTCAATACCGGCAGATCATGTGGCAGGGTTTTTAAAAATTCAACTAACTGACCGACTGTGGAATGGAATACTTCTTTTTTACTCATTGCGATTCCTCCACT
Coding sequences:
- a CDS encoding restriction endonuclease subunit S, with amino-acid sequence MCEWRECKLGDVVVLNYGKGLPEHKRIEGNVPVYSSAGLTGYHNKPLVNSEGLIIGRKGTVGKIYYSRNPFYCIDTAYYILPDNEKYSLDFIYYLLKTIGLEELNEDSAVPGLNRNTAYSQNILLPPLPEQRAIASVLSSLDDKIDLLHRQNQTLEAMAETLFRQGFVEEADEGWEEGVLNDVISVKGGTTPSTKKSEYWDGDIYWTSPRDLSNHTSVFIFDTGRKITERGLAQIGSGLLPIGTVLLSSRAPIGYLAITEIPLAINQGYIAIVCDKMVSNYFIYLWCKANMDGIKNQGNGSVFQEIAKSVFKEISITIPLLLSLDDFDKTVNPILVVSLIN